One window of the Triticum dicoccoides isolate Atlit2015 ecotype Zavitan chromosome 3B, WEW_v2.0, whole genome shotgun sequence genome contains the following:
- the LOC119274601 gene encoding AP2/ERF and B3 domain-containing protein Os01g0141000-like: MGVEILSSMVEDSSQYSSGASTATTESGTTGRALTALSLPVAIADESVTSAQSASSRFKGVVPQPNGRWGSQIYERHARVWLGTFPDQDLAARAYDVAALRYRGRDAATNFPCAAAEAELAFLGAHSKAEIVDMLRKHTYADELRQGLRRGRGMGARAQPTPSWAREPLFEKAVTPSDVGKLNRLVVPKQHAEKHFPLKRTQERTTTTGNGVLLNFEDGEGKVWRFRYSYWNSSQSYVLTKGWSRFVREKGLAAGDSIVFSCSAYGQEKQLFIDCKKNTTVNSGKSASPLPVVETAKGEQVRVVRLFGVDIAGVKRGRAATAEQGPPELLKRQCVPLPHGQRSPALGAFVL, from the coding sequence ATGGGGGTGGAAATCCTGAGCTCCATGGTGGAGGACTCCTCCCAGTACTCTTCCGGCGCGTCCACGGCCACGACGGAGTCAGGCACCACGGGAAGAGCACTGACGGCTCTGAGCCTACCAGTCGCCATCGCCGACGAGTCCGTGACCTCGGCGCAGTCGGCGTCGTCGCGGTTCAAGGGCGTGGTGCCTCAGCCCAACGGGCGGTGGGGTTCCCAGATCTACGAGCGCCACGCTCGCGTCTGGCTCGGCACGTTCCCGGACCAGGACTTGGCGGCGCGCGCCTACGACGTAGCCGCGCTCAGGTACCGCGGCCGCGATGCCGCCACCAACTTCCCGTGCGCGGCCGCGGAGGCGGAGCTCGCCTTCCTGGGGGCGCACTCCAAGGCCGAGATCGTCGACATGCTCCGGAAGCACACCTACGCCGACGAGCTCCGCCAGGGTCTGCGACGCGGCCGCGGCATGGGGGCGCGCGCGCAGCCGACGCCATCGTGGGCGCGGGAGCCCCTCTTCGAGAAGGCCGTGACCCCAAGCGATGTCGGCAAGCTCAATCGCCTCGTGGTGCCGAAGCAACACGCAGAGAAGCACTTCCCTCTGAAGCGCACCCAGGAGAGGACGACCACCACCGGCAACGGCGTGCTGCTCAACTTTGAGGACGGTGAGGGGAAGGTGTGGAGGTTCCGGTACTCGTATTGGAACAGCAGCCAGAGCTACGTGCTCACAAAGGGCTGGAGTCGCTTCGTCCGGGAGAAGGGCCTCGCTGCCGGCGACTCCATCGTCTTCTCGTGCTCGGCGTACGGCCAGGAGAAGCAGCTCTTCATCGACTGCAAGAAGAATACGACCGTCAACAGCGGCAAATCGGCGTCGCCGCTGCCAGTGGTGGAGACTGCCAAAGGAGAACAAGTCCGCGTCGTTAGGCTGTTCGGTGTCGACATCGCCGGAGTGAAGAGGGGGCGAGCGGCGACGGCGGAGCAAGGCCCGCCGGAGTTGCTCAAGAGGCAATGCGTTCCACTTCCACACGGTCAGCGCTCTCCTGCCCTAGGTGCTTTCGTCTTATAG